In Candidatus Mycalebacterium zealandia, one DNA window encodes the following:
- a CDS encoding gfo/Idh/MocA family oxidoreductase translates to MNIAVAGYGYWGPNLARNFASLDGVTLKAICDEDSSLLEKARKNHPLISTTEDFEDITSDESIDAVWSIDAVCLATPALTHAELGLHALKAGKHVLVEKPMATTSADCEKMTNEAEKRGLVLMVDHVFAYSGAVRKLAALASEKSLGELYYFDSTRINLGIVRSDVNVLWDLAIHDLSILFQVNPAEPVAVSASGVSHIKGKPIDTAYLTLHYDSFFIAHVHVSWLAPVKIRRTTVAGDKKMAIYDDTEQAEKLKIYDSGINTKSASSEDIKKLLIEYRTGDINSPKLDSSEPLFLAAKEFYDCVREKKEPLTGAYAGAQIARVLEAADTSIKQNGQRIDLSR, encoded by the coding sequence ATGAACATAGCAGTTGCAGGTTACGGATACTGGGGACCTAATCTCGCGCGCAATTTTGCTTCCCTGGACGGCGTAACCCTGAAAGCCATTTGCGATGAGGACTCGAGTCTTCTGGAAAAAGCGCGCAAAAATCATCCGCTTATTTCCACCACGGAAGACTTTGAGGACATTACCTCCGATGAGTCAATAGATGCCGTCTGGTCAATAGATGCCGTCTGTCTGGCAACTCCCGCGCTAACGCACGCCGAGCTCGGCTTGCACGCCCTGAAGGCGGGGAAACACGTTCTGGTTGAAAAACCGATGGCTACCACTTCCGCCGATTGTGAAAAAATGACAAATGAGGCGGAGAAACGCGGTCTTGTTCTTATGGTTGATCATGTTTTTGCGTATTCGGGCGCGGTGCGCAAACTTGCCGCACTCGCTTCTGAAAAGTCGCTCGGAGAACTTTACTACTTTGATTCAACGCGCATCAATCTGGGCATTGTGCGCTCCGATGTGAATGTGCTGTGGGATTTGGCAATTCACGACCTTTCAATACTTTTTCAAGTAAATCCCGCCGAGCCGGTCGCGGTTTCCGCTTCGGGCGTTTCGCATATCAAGGGAAAACCCATCGACACGGCGTATCTGACTCTGCATTACGACTCGTTTTTTATCGCGCATGTGCACGTGAGTTGGCTTGCGCCTGTAAAGATCAGGCGCACAACGGTTGCCGGCGATAAAAAAATGGCGATTTACGACGACACCGAGCAGGCGGAAAAACTCAAAATCTACGACAGCGGAATCAACACAAAATCGGCAAGCAGTGAGGACATCAAAAAACTGCTCATTGAATACCGTACGGGCGATATAAACTCTCCCAAACTTGATTCCTCGGAACCGCTTTTTCTCGCGGCGAAAGAGTTTTACGACTGCGTTCGCGAGAAGAAAGAACCGCTTACGGGCGCGTATGCCGGAGCGCAAATCGCGCGCGTTCTTGAAGCGGCGGACACTTCAATCAAACAAAACGGACAGAGGATTGACCTCTCTCGCTGA
- a CDS encoding aminotransferase class V-fold PLP-dependent enzyme: MADEIKRRLGRVVDSGAFVLGSEVENFEREFAGYTNTRHAVCVNSGTSALHLALLAAGVERGDEIVVPAMTFIATAMAATYIGAEPVCVDVDRFCTMDSGALEKAITSKTKVIMPVHLYGQPADMDPITDVAEKHGIAVIEDAAQAHGAADNGRKCGSLGRVAAWSFYPGKNLGALGEGGAVTTDDDEIAEKCRILRDWGQRGKGNHVEKGFNYRMDAFQGAALGVKLEHIERWTNLRISAADYYREKLARLNGIETLPVRENARCVWHIFPIMVENRDEVAQYLRDAGIGVSVHYPCAVHLHPCYKDLGYKKGDFPNAEKIAENELSLPMFPGITREQIDTVVNALREAVK, encoded by the coding sequence ATCGCGGATGAGATAAAACGCAGACTCGGGCGTGTTGTGGATTCGGGCGCGTTTGTTCTCGGTTCCGAAGTTGAGAATTTTGAGCGTGAATTCGCCGGATATACGAACACGCGACATGCGGTTTGTGTCAACAGCGGAACAAGCGCGCTTCACCTTGCGCTTCTGGCTGCCGGAGTGGAGCGGGGTGATGAGATTGTTGTTCCCGCGATGACCTTCATCGCAACCGCGATGGCGGCAACCTATATCGGCGCGGAGCCCGTCTGTGTTGATGTTGACCGTTTCTGTACGATGGACTCAGGCGCGCTGGAAAAAGCGATAACCTCGAAAACAAAGGTGATAATGCCCGTTCATCTCTACGGGCAACCCGCCGACATGGACCCGATAACTGATGTGGCGGAAAAACACGGAATTGCCGTTATTGAGGACGCTGCGCAAGCGCACGGCGCGGCGGACAATGGGCGCAAATGCGGTTCTCTGGGGCGCGTGGCGGCGTGGAGTTTTTATCCGGGTAAAAATCTCGGCGCGCTTGGCGAGGGCGGCGCGGTTACCACCGATGATGACGAGATCGCGGAAAAATGCCGCATCCTGCGCGACTGGGGGCAACGCGGGAAGGGAAACCATGTTGAAAAAGGATTTAATTACAGAATGGACGCTTTTCAGGGCGCGGCGCTTGGCGTTAAACTGGAACACATTGAGAGGTGGACAAATTTGAGAATTTCCGCCGCTGATTATTACCGAGAAAAACTCGCGCGCTTGAATGGTATTGAAACCCTGCCGGTGAGGGAAAACGCCAGATGCGTGTGGCATATTTTTCCGATAATGGTGGAAAACAGGGACGAAGTCGCCCAGTACTTGCGCGATGCGGGCATAGGGGTTTCGGTTCATTATCCCTGCGCGGTTCATCTGCATCCGTGCTACAAGGATTTGGGATATAAAAAAGGCGATTTTCCGAACGCTGAAAAAATCGCCGAAAACGAACTTTCGCTCCCGATGTTTCCGGGTATAACCCGCGAACAGATTGACACGGTTGTAAACGCGCTTCGCGAGGCGGTTAAATGA
- a CDS encoding glycosyltransferase, whose product MKKLSVISPAFNEEKNLPAVHSELVPALEGLGMDWEWIIIDDHSTDKTPDVIKRLCESDSRIKGLRMAENQGSHALCLFGLSKARGDCAVLLASDGQDSPENIGRLAGEMKKSGNKVAWLTREEGREDPFFKRFAAWGFYFLMRRVMGISSIPPGGGDMVLVDGAVLERLREIKRKNINVLVAIAELGFSQSYVAGQRRARVHGKTNFTFAKNIGLFFDTLTTLNSAAPLRRMTLPGFLTALTGFAAFSYGINF is encoded by the coding sequence ATGAAGAAATTATCGGTAATTTCACCCGCATTTAACGAAGAGAAAAACCTTCCCGCAGTTCACTCTGAACTTGTTCCCGCGCTTGAAGGGCTCGGAATGGATTGGGAATGGATAATAATTGACGACCATTCAACAGATAAAACGCCCGATGTCATAAAACGGCTCTGCGAAAGCGACTCAAGAATAAAAGGGTTGCGAATGGCGGAAAATCAGGGTTCTCACGCGCTCTGTCTTTTCGGTTTGAGCAAGGCAAGAGGCGACTGCGCTGTACTTCTCGCCTCTGACGGACAGGATTCACCTGAAAATATCGGGCGTCTTGCGGGTGAAATGAAAAAAAGCGGAAACAAGGTTGCTTGGCTCACGCGCGAAGAGGGCAGGGAAGACCCTTTTTTCAAGCGTTTCGCGGCGTGGGGCTTCTATTTTTTAATGCGCCGTGTTATGGGGATTTCTTCAATTCCGCCGGGCGGCGGCGATATGGTTCTTGTTGACGGCGCGGTTTTGGAGCGGTTGCGCGAAATAAAACGGAAAAACATCAACGTTCTGGTCGCAATCGCGGAACTGGGTTTTTCTCAAAGTTATGTCGCGGGGCAAAGACGCGCGCGAGTTCACGGAAAAACTAATTTTACCTTTGCAAAAAACATCGGTCTGTTTTTTGACACTCTGACGACTCTCAATTCCGCCGCGCCGTTGCGGCGAATGACTCTTCCGGGATTTTTAACCGCCTTAACGGGTTTTGCGGCTTTTTCTTACGGAATTAATTTTTAG
- a CDS encoding NAD-dependent epimerase/dehydratase family protein — MKTILTGGAGFIGSHICRELLENGHKVLIIDDLSTGKEENIAPEAEFEKCDIRDAGALNKIFSSFKPDIINHHAAQIDVRVSAEDPAHDADINIAGSLNLLNLCAEHGVKKFVFASTCAVYGHASKLPTDEQTPQNPESPYGIAKLCVENYLRFFKSARGIDFASLRYSNVYGERQRIEKMTGIVAILCGNHKKGAKTTIFGDGEQTRDYVHCSDVAKANSICSEHLGAGGAGGIFNICTGKENSLNRIIDLLAEVSGKEVKTEKAARKSGDVDRIFLDNSLAGETLDWKPLISLKEGIEKTWKWARGN, encoded by the coding sequence ATGAAAACCATACTCACCGGCGGCGCCGGTTTCATTGGCTCGCATATCTGCCGCGAACTTCTGGAAAACGGGCATAAAGTTTTAATTATTGATGATTTGTCCACGGGAAAAGAGGAAAACATTGCGCCCGAAGCTGAATTTGAAAAATGCGACATAAGGGACGCCGGAGCTTTAAATAAAATCTTCTCGTCCTTCAAGCCGGACATTATCAACCACCACGCGGCGCAGATAGATGTGAGGGTTTCCGCCGAAGATCCCGCGCATGACGCGGACATCAACATCGCCGGTTCACTGAACCTGCTCAATCTTTGCGCCGAACACGGCGTTAAAAAATTTGTTTTTGCCTCAACCTGCGCGGTTTACGGACACGCGTCAAAACTGCCCACGGACGAACAGACTCCTCAAAATCCCGAGTCGCCATACGGCATAGCGAAACTGTGCGTTGAAAACTATCTGCGTTTTTTCAAATCGGCGCGCGGAATTGACTTTGCCTCCCTGCGCTATTCAAATGTTTACGGCGAAAGGCAGAGAATTGAAAAGATGACCGGAATTGTGGCGATTTTGTGCGGAAATCACAAAAAAGGCGCGAAAACGACCATATTCGGAGACGGAGAGCAGACACGGGACTATGTTCATTGCTCCGATGTCGCGAAGGCAAACTCCATTTGCTCTGAACACCTTGGTGCGGGCGGGGCGGGCGGAATTTTCAATATTTGTACGGGAAAGGAAAATTCACTCAATCGGATTATTGACCTCCTTGCCGAAGTTTCGGGCAAAGAGGTCAAAACCGAAAAAGCCGCAAGAAAAAGCGGCGATGTGGACAGGATTTTTCTGGATAACTCGCTCGCCGGAGAAACTCTCGACTGGAAACCTCTAATCAGTCTTAAAGAGGGAATTGAGAAAACCTGGAAGTGGGCTCGGGGAAACTAA
- a CDS encoding GNAT family N-acetyltransferase — MKISKAEGLTVSFRFVREDDAEFILNLRLDPELGLYLSPTDPSVEKQREWLAEYKRREEAGEEYFYIITNNKNGKRCGTARLIIKEEHFEFGSFILNSDKTPTASIETALFIYHTGFDNLNFEKAHFNANKENIRVVKFHEKMGVRIIGEVETGVGIEHLYEMDLRDWAKLREKFKAFIVKDLN, encoded by the coding sequence ATGAAAATCTCCAAAGCGGAAGGGTTAACGGTGTCATTTCGTTTTGTCCGGGAAGATGATGCCGAGTTTATCTTGAATTTGCGTCTTGATCCCGAACTCGGGCTTTACTTGTCTCCGACAGACCCTTCCGTTGAAAAACAACGTGAGTGGCTTGCGGAATATAAACGGCGCGAGGAGGCGGGCGAAGAGTATTTCTACATAATCACCAACAATAAAAACGGAAAAAGATGCGGTACCGCAAGACTGATTATCAAAGAAGAACATTTTGAATTTGGAAGTTTTATTTTGAATAGTGATAAAACTCCCACGGCATCTATTGAAACGGCTCTTTTTATCTACCATACGGGTTTTGACAATCTTAATTTTGAAAAAGCACATTTTAATGCCAACAAGGAGAATATTCGCGTAGTTAAATTTCATGAAAAAATGGGAGTGCGGATAATTGGTGAAGTGGAAACCGGAGTGGGAATTGAACATCTTTACGAAATGGATTTACGTGATTGGGCGAAACTCCGTGAAAAATTCAAAGCATTTATTGTAAAGGACTTGAATTAA
- a CDS encoding co-chaperone GroES has product MASKVKFRPLHDKVLVKRLDGEEKTKGGIIIPDTAQEQSQEGKVVAVGNGIIGEDGKVRKLDVKPGDNVLFNKYGGTDINIEGESYVVMKEEDVLAVIG; this is encoded by the coding sequence ATGGCTTCAAAGGTAAAGTTCAGGCCACTGCACGACAAAGTTCTTGTAAAACGGTTGGACGGAGAGGAAAAAACGAAGGGCGGTATCATAATTCCCGACACCGCTCAGGAACAGTCTCAGGAAGGTAAGGTTGTTGCCGTTGGCAATGGCATTATTGGTGAAGATGGCAAAGTCAGAAAACTTGATGTAAAGCCGGGCGATAACGTTCTCTTCAACAAATATGGCGGAACTGACATCAACATAGAAGGTGAAAGTTACGTTGTTATGAAAGAGGAAGACGTACTTGCCGTTATCGGTTAG
- the groL gene encoding chaperonin GroEL, translating to MSVKNIKFSREAQNLVLTGINKLADTVKVTLGPRGRNVLMEKPFGAPNVTKDGVSVAKEIELEDRFENMGAQMVKEVASKTSEVAGDGTTTATVLAQSIFTEGIKLVAAGHDPMKLKRGIDKAVEVIVDSIRRLSKQTKDRTEIFQVATISANGDEEIGNKIADAMEQVGKDGVITVEEGRSLDTELEVVEGMQFDRGYLSPYFVTDSERMIVELEDPFVLLFDKKIASMKDLVPLLEEVARNSNPLLILAEDVEGEALATLVVNKLRSTLKVAAVKAPGFGDRRKAMVEDIGVLTGGNVISEEAGMKLESATVADLGKAKKVVIDKDNTTIVSGAGKKADISGRINQIRGQIDTASGEYDREKLQERLAKLAGGVAVIRVGAATEAEMKEKKDRVEDALNATRAAVEEGIVPGGGVALVRAVDNLESFKGADEEEQAGVNIVKRALEEPLREIARNAGWDGSIVVQKVREGKASFGFDAASLEYRDMLKAGIVDPSKVTRSCIQNAASVAGLLLTTEALIADSPKDQPEMPMGGAPPMTGGPGGIGGMM from the coding sequence ATGTCTGTAAAGAATATTAAATTCAGCAGGGAAGCGCAGAACTTGGTTCTGACCGGCATCAACAAGCTTGCCGACACGGTCAAGGTAACGCTCGGACCCAGAGGCAGAAATGTGCTTATGGAGAAACCGTTTGGCGCACCCAACGTTACAAAGGACGGCGTTAGCGTCGCCAAAGAGATAGAACTTGAGGACAGGTTTGAAAACATGGGAGCGCAGATGGTCAAGGAAGTTGCGTCAAAAACAAGTGAAGTTGCCGGAGACGGCACCACCACTGCAACCGTTCTTGCGCAGTCCATATTTACCGAAGGCATAAAACTTGTCGCCGCCGGACATGACCCTATGAAACTCAAACGGGGAATTGACAAAGCGGTTGAGGTTATTGTTGACAGCATCAGGCGGCTCAGCAAACAGACCAAGGACAGAACTGAAATTTTTCAGGTCGCGACTATTTCGGCAAACGGTGACGAAGAGATAGGAAACAAAATCGCAGACGCGATGGAGCAGGTCGGAAAAGACGGCGTCATCACTGTTGAAGAAGGCAGGAGCCTTGACACCGAACTTGAGGTTGTTGAGGGAATGCAGTTTGACAGGGGATACCTTAGTCCTTATTTCGTGACGGATTCCGAAAGGATGATTGTTGAACTTGAAGACCCGTTTGTGCTTCTTTTTGACAAGAAAATCGCAAGCATGAAAGACCTTGTGCCCCTTCTTGAAGAGGTTGCCAGAAATTCAAACCCGCTTCTTATTCTCGCTGAGGATGTTGAGGGCGAAGCTCTTGCGACCCTTGTTGTGAACAAGTTACGCTCCACGCTCAAAGTCGCCGCCGTCAAAGCGCCGGGATTTGGCGACAGACGTAAGGCGATGGTTGAGGACATAGGGGTGCTTACCGGCGGGAATGTGATTTCCGAGGAAGCCGGAATGAAGCTTGAAAGCGCCACGGTTGCCGATCTTGGAAAAGCTAAAAAAGTTGTCATAGATAAAGACAACACCACTATCGTCAGCGGTGCCGGTAAAAAAGCCGACATAAGCGGCAGAATCAACCAGATTAGAGGGCAGATAGATACGGCTAGCGGCGAATATGACAGGGAGAAGCTTCAGGAGCGCCTTGCCAAACTTGCCGGAGGAGTCGCGGTTATCCGCGTGGGAGCCGCTACTGAAGCGGAGATGAAAGAGAAGAAAGACAGAGTGGAAGACGCTCTGAACGCCACACGCGCCGCAGTTGAGGAAGGAATTGTTCCCGGCGGTGGAGTTGCCCTTGTGCGCGCCGTTGACAACCTTGAAAGTTTCAAAGGTGCGGACGAAGAGGAGCAGGCGGGCGTGAACATAGTGAAGCGCGCCCTTGAAGAGCCGCTCAGGGAGATTGCCAGAAATGCCGGTTGGGACGGCTCAATTGTTGTCCAGAAGGTAAGAGAGGGCAAGGCTTCATTTGGTTTTGATGCGGCTTCCCTTGAATACAGGGACATGCTGAAAGCCGGAATCGTTGACCCGTCAAAGGTTACGAGGTCGTGCATTCAGAACGCGGCAAGCGTCGCGGGCCTTTTGCTCACCACCGAAGCTCTCATAGCGGACTCTCCGAAAGATCAGCCCGAAATGCCGATGGGCGGCGCTCCCCCGATGACCGGAGGTCCCGGAGGAATCGGAGGTATGATGTAA
- a CDS encoding cation:dicarboxylase symporter family transporter: MQAKKNVLLPAIIAGVVLGIFSGVYFPEFSLSLEFVGDIFLNLLKMMVIPLIIVSITLGVMKLRDFKTVGAKTLIYYMTTTAISVCIGIAVVSLINPGAPETLGTMTEEMRSQAQVSVEGKNMGVKQILDSMITSNVFKSATDFQILPLIVFSLLFGLALARLGDRAAPLESVLTSLDGAIMKLVHWIITLTPLGVACIIAARIGKAGGGEAIYAMAAGIGKYMLAVVVGLGIHGLVVLPLVLFVFTRRNPLQYIKHMSKALLTAFSTASSSATLPLTMTNAIEDAKVSRRVGNFVLPLGATINMDGTALYEAVAVIFIAQVYAVPLDSGALVIIFLTATLAAIGAAGIPEAGLVTMVIVLTSVGLPLEGIGLLLSVDWLLDRFRTTVNVWGDSVGAAVVDSTAGG, from the coding sequence ATGCAAGCAAAGAAAAATGTTCTGCTTCCCGCAATTATTGCCGGTGTTGTGCTGGGTATTTTTTCTGGCGTTTATTTTCCTGAATTCAGTCTGTCTCTGGAATTTGTCGGAGACATATTTCTTAACCTGCTGAAAATGATGGTCATTCCGCTCATCATCGTGAGCATAACGCTCGGCGTTATGAAACTGCGCGATTTTAAGACGGTGGGAGCAAAAACGCTTATTTATTACATGACGACAACTGCCATATCGGTTTGCATCGGCATAGCGGTTGTTTCTTTGATTAACCCGGGTGCGCCGGAGACGCTCGGAACAATGACCGAAGAAATGAGGTCGCAGGCTCAGGTGAGCGTTGAGGGGAAAAACATGGGAGTCAAACAGATACTGGACAGTATGATTACTTCCAATGTTTTCAAGTCCGCCACGGATTTTCAAATTCTTCCGCTCATAGTTTTCTCTCTGCTTTTTGGTCTGGCTCTGGCGCGATTGGGAGACCGCGCCGCGCCGCTTGAATCAGTTTTGACCTCGCTTGACGGGGCTATAATGAAACTTGTCCATTGGATAATCACCCTAACGCCTCTGGGGGTCGCGTGCATAATAGCGGCGAGAATAGGCAAAGCCGGAGGCGGAGAGGCTATTTACGCCATGGCGGCCGGAATCGGAAAATATATGCTCGCGGTCGTAGTAGGACTCGGAATTCACGGGCTTGTGGTTTTACCGCTCGTTCTGTTTGTTTTCACACGCAGAAATCCGTTGCAATACATCAAACATATGAGCAAGGCGCTTCTGACCGCTTTTTCCACGGCATCTTCCTCGGCAACGCTTCCATTGACAATGACAAACGCCATTGAGGATGCGAAGGTGTCTCGGAGAGTGGGTAATTTCGTTTTGCCTCTCGGCGCGACCATTAACATGGACGGGACCGCTCTTTACGAAGCGGTTGCGGTGATTTTCATAGCGCAGGTTTACGCTGTTCCGCTTGATTCAGGCGCACTTGTTATAATATTCCTGACTGCGACTCTCGCCGCCATAGGCGCGGCCGGGATACCGGAAGCGGGGCTTGTTACAATGGTTATCGTGCTTACAAGCGTTGGACTTCCCCTTGAGGGCATCGGGCTTCTTTTGTCCGTTGACTGGCTTCTTGACCGATTCAGGACCACCGTCAACGTTTGGGGAGACAGTGTGGGTGCGGCTGTTGTGGATAGCACCGCCGGAGGGTAG
- a CDS encoding mechanosensitive ion channel: MLTIVETEVAKLLEFFYSGEFRIYIKPLLAFCISFFLLFFSVKFLSSRLKDIAKSTANTLDDIIADALVETRGFILLAASLYIGSRFISLAPETRETANTLIATALIIQAVLWLGKIVSGYLSNNYEKWNITISQTKISIFFLRLVLWSVAVLLILENLGIRVTPLLAGLGIGGIAVALAVQSILGEVIASVSIIIDKPFVVGDFIVVDGFRGIVEKVGLKTTRIRSISGELVVFSNNHLVSTTIQNYRNLPRRRSFSTVGVVYGIDPDKLAKIPQIIKNIIDEHPQTEYERVHFVAFADFSLNFEVAYYVLTSDFIVYLDAVQDINLEIIRKFRDERIDFAYPTQTVFAGKPVEVAMKNQVEN; the protein is encoded by the coding sequence ATGTTAACGATTGTGGAAACGGAGGTTGCAAAGTTGCTTGAATTTTTTTATTCAGGGGAATTTCGTATCTACATAAAACCTCTGCTTGCCTTCTGTATTTCGTTTTTTCTCCTGTTTTTTTCGGTCAAGTTTTTGTCCTCCCGCCTCAAGGATATTGCCAAATCCACCGCTAACACTCTTGACGACATTATTGCGGACGCTCTTGTGGAAACGCGCGGTTTTATTCTGCTTGCCGCCTCTCTTTACATCGGCTCGCGTTTTATTAGTCTTGCGCCCGAAACAAGGGAAACCGCAAACACGCTTATAGCCACCGCGCTTATTATTCAGGCGGTTTTGTGGCTGGGGAAAATAGTAAGCGGCTATCTCTCCAACAACTACGAAAAATGGAACATCACCATCTCGCAGACGAAGATTTCTATTTTTTTCCTGCGTCTTGTCCTGTGGTCGGTCGCGGTGCTTCTTATTCTGGAAAATCTCGGAATTCGCGTAACGCCTCTGCTCGCGGGGCTTGGAATCGGCGGAATAGCGGTAGCACTAGCAGTCCAGAGCATTCTGGGAGAGGTTATCGCGTCCGTTTCAATAATTATAGACAAGCCCTTTGTTGTGGGCGATTTCATCGTTGTAGACGGATTCAGGGGAATTGTTGAAAAAGTGGGCTTGAAGACTACGCGCATAAGAAGCATTTCCGGCGAACTTGTTGTTTTTTCAAACAATCATCTCGTCAGCACCACAATACAAAATTACAGAAATCTTCCGCGCCGTCGTAGTTTTTCTACGGTTGGGGTCGTATATGGAATTGACCCGGACAAACTGGCGAAGATTCCGCAGATTATCAAAAATATAATAGATGAGCATCCGCAGACCGAATATGAAAGGGTTCATTTTGTCGCGTTTGCGGATTTTTCGCTCAATTTTGAAGTCGCTTATTATGTTTTAACAAGCGATTTCATTGTATATCTTGACGCCGTGCAGGACATTAATCTGGAAATAATAAGAAAATTCCGCGATGAGAGAATTGATTTTGCATATCCCACGCAGACAGTTTTTGCCGGCAAGCCCGTGGAAGTTGCGATGAAGAATCAGGTGGAAAATTAA
- the argH gene encoding argininosuccinate lyase, protein MSKKTLWSGRFSKKPHRLAAEFSSSVDFDRQLAFEDIEGSVAHVKMLAARRIISKKNAGLILKTLAEVKKEIEKGVFPFRSEYEDIHLNIEKRVIEKIGDVGGMIHTARSRNDQIVLDERLYLRRQTALVIDGIAALADSVVALAEKYPDAVMPLYTHLQRAQPVLVAHHLLAYFEMLKRDRARFEDCLKRINTNPLGACAGAGTPFPIDRKMTAKLLGFPSVTANSIDTVSDRDFLAEFVFCCAMLAGHLGRLAEEFVLWSSREFDFADLGDGFTTGSSIMPQKKNPDIAELVRAKGARVNGNLVSLLTLLKGLPLSYSRDMQEDKEPVFDSVRTVTDCLSVFSAMLAGCKLKTANMRKSLDGGFVTATDLADYLARRGAPFRKAHEISGRIVAYAEKNRKELGDITLAEFKKFSADVGPDIYKALTIEGSIKSRNSEGGTSPARVKKMVASARREISRWR, encoded by the coding sequence TTGTCAAAAAAAACATTGTGGTCGGGAAGGTTTTCAAAAAAACCCCATCGTCTTGCGGCGGAGTTTTCCTCTTCGGTGGATTTCGACCGCCAGCTTGCTTTTGAAGACATAGAGGGAAGCGTCGCGCATGTGAAAATGCTTGCCGCTCGCCGGATAATTTCAAAAAAGAACGCGGGCCTGATTTTGAAAACGCTTGCGGAAGTAAAAAAAGAAATAGAGAAAGGCGTTTTTCCGTTCAGGAGCGAATATGAGGACATTCATCTGAACATTGAAAAGCGCGTTATTGAAAAAATTGGCGATGTGGGCGGAATGATCCACACCGCACGCAGCCGGAATGACCAGATAGTTTTGGATGAACGGCTTTACCTGAGGCGGCAGACTGCGCTTGTTATTGACGGAATTGCCGCGCTGGCGGACTCCGTAGTCGCGCTTGCCGAAAAATATCCGGATGCGGTGATGCCGCTCTACACTCATCTTCAAAGGGCGCAACCCGTGCTGGTTGCACACCATTTGCTCGCTTATTTTGAGATGCTCAAACGCGACCGCGCGAGGTTTGAGGACTGCCTGAAAAGGATAAACACAAACCCTCTGGGCGCTTGTGCGGGAGCAGGCACACCGTTTCCGATAGACAGGAAAATGACGGCTAAACTGTTGGGATTCCCGTCCGTTACGGCAAACAGTATAGATACCGTGAGCGACAGGGATTTTCTCGCCGAATTTGTTTTTTGCTGCGCGATGCTTGCCGGGCATCTCGGCAGGCTCGCCGAAGAGTTTGTGTTGTGGTCTTCGCGTGAGTTTGATTTTGCCGATCTTGGGGACGGTTTTACAACCGGTTCAAGCATAATGCCGCAGAAAAAAAATCCTGACATCGCCGAACTTGTACGCGCAAAAGGGGCGAGGGTGAACGGAAACCTGGTCTCGTTGCTGACACTTCTCAAGGGATTGCCGCTTTCATACAGTCGTGACATGCAGGAAGACAAGGAGCCCGTGTTTGACTCCGTGCGGACCGTTACGGACTGTTTATCTGTTTTTTCCGCGATGCTTGCCGGGTGTAAACTCAAAACCGCGAATATGCGAAAAAGTCTTGATGGCGGTTTTGTTACAGCAACCGACCTTGCTGATTATCTGGCGCGGCGCGGCGCACCTTTCAGGAAGGCGCATGAGATTTCCGGACGAATTGTTGCCTATGCGGAAAAAAATCGCAAAGAACTGGGCGACATTACACTTGCGGAATTCAAAAAGTTTTCGGCGGATGTTGGTCCCGACATATACAAAGCGCTCACGATAGAGGGGTCAATAAAAAGCCGAAACTCCGAGGGCGGAACCTCGCCCGCGCGGGTAAAGAAAATGGTCGCTTCGGCGCGCCGTGAAATATCACGCTGGCGCTGA
- the rsfS gene encoding ribosome silencing factor: MDKKASDVVVVDVRNRSGIADFFVICSASSERGAKAVADHVEKILKEKKIRVLDKEGLSQKSWILLGTEDVIVHIFHHEARGFYNLDGLWIDSPKIPVEDGSAPA, from the coding sequence ATGGACAAAAAAGCAAGTGATGTCGTCGTTGTTGACGTAAGAAACAGAAGCGGCATCGCGGACTTTTTCGTAATATGCAGCGCTTCTTCAGAGAGGGGGGCAAAAGCCGTCGCCGACCACGTTGAAAAAATCCTTAAAGAGAAAAAAATACGGGTTCTCGACAAAGAAGGACTTTCGCAAAAGAGTTGGATTCTTCTCGGCACCGAAGACGTGATAGTCCATATTTTCCACCACGAAGCGCGCGGTTTCTACAATCTGGACGGTTTATGGATTGACTCTCCCAAGATTCCCGTGGAAGACGGCTCAGCGCCAGCGTGA